In one window of Haloimpatiens sp. FM7315 DNA:
- a CDS encoding type II CAAX prenyl endopeptidase Rce1 family protein: MNKSNKKIFVFLFFIIVLISFPFYKMISAGSAKVSGKCILIVMWAPAISAFITKLVFDRDLRKLGFKIGNLKYIGISFIIPLIAALLVYSIVWITGIGQLDSSRLISELSLSKFGMIMSFIATGILALGEEIGWRGFLVPELFKKFSYTKTSIITGVIWSMYHYPILFFSDYNNGVSVLSSFVFLQYLYSPYVL; encoded by the coding sequence ATGAATAAATCAAATAAAAAAATATTTGTTTTTTTATTTTTTATAATTGTGCTAATATCATTTCCATTTTACAAAATGATTAGTGCTGGTTCTGCTAAAGTAAGTGGCAAATGTATACTTATCGTTATGTGGGCACCTGCAATTTCAGCATTTATTACTAAGCTTGTATTTGATAGGGATTTAAGAAAATTAGGTTTTAAAATAGGAAATTTAAAGTACATAGGTATAAGTTTTATTATTCCTTTAATTGCAGCCCTATTAGTATACTCTATAGTATGGATAACAGGAATTGGACAACTTGACTCAAGTAGACTTATTAGTGAACTTAGCCTTAGTAAATTTGGTATGATTATGTCATTTATAGCAACTGGTATTTTAGCATTAGGTGAAGAAATTGGCTGGCGAGGATTTCTTGTACCTGAATTATTCAAAAAATTTTCATATACCAAAACCTCTATAATTACTGGAGTTATATGGAGTATGTATCACTATCCTATCTTATTTTTTAGTGACTATAATAATGGGGTATCAGTATTATCATCATTTGTTTTTTTACAATATCTGTATT